A window of the Capricornis sumatraensis isolate serow.1 chromosome 9, serow.2, whole genome shotgun sequence genome harbors these coding sequences:
- the LOC138085423 gene encoding olfactory receptor 7A10-like, which translates to MLFLFLDSHIHYMEPENDTKLLEFLLLGFSEEPELQPLIFGLFLSMYVITVFGNLLIILAVSSDPHLHTPMYFFLSNLSFVDICFTSTTIPKMLQNIRTESKVLTYEGCITQMYFFILFAVLDMFLLTVMAYDRFVAICHPLHYMVIMNPRLCGLLVLASCMMSALNSLLQSVMVLRLSFCTDLEIPHFFCEINQLIQLACSDMFLNEIVMYFAAAILGGGSFTGILYSYSKIVSSIQRISSAQGKYKAFSTCASHLSVVSLFYCTCLGVYLSSAATHSSHSSAIASVMYTVVTPMLNPFIYSLRNKDIKRALERIIRKAGITLFWG; encoded by the coding sequence atgttatttttgtttcttgataGTCACATTCACTACATGGAACCAGAGAATGATACTAAACTTTTGgaatttcttcttctgggattttcAGAGGAACCAGAACTGCAGCCCCTCATATTTGGGCTTTTCCTCTCCATGTACGTGATCACTGTGTTTGGAAACCTGCTCATCATCCTGGCCGTCAGCTCagacccccacctccacacccccatgtacttcttcctctccaacctgtCCTTTGTAGACATCTgcttcacctccaccaccatcccaAAGATGCTGCAGAACATAAGGACAGAGAGCAAAGTACTAACCTATGAAGGCTGCATCACCCAGATGTATTTTTTCATACTCTTTGCAGTATTGGACATGTTTCTCCTGaccgtgatggcctatgaccgatTTGTAGCCATCTGTCACCCCCTGCATTACATGGTCATCATGAACCCCCGGCTCTGTGGTCTGCTGGTTCTGGCGTCCTGTATGATGAGCGCCCTGAACTCCTTGTTACAAAGTGTAATGGTCTTGAGATTGTCTTTCTGTACAGACTTGGAAATCCCCCACTTTTTCTGTGAAATTAATCAGTTGATTCAACTTGCCTGTTCTGACATGTTTCTTAATGAGATAGTAATGTATTTTGCAGCTGCAATATTGGGTGGTGGTTCCTTCACTGGGATTCTTTATTCATATTCCAAGATAGTTTCTTCAATACAAAGAATCTCATCAGCTCAGGGGAAGTATAAGGCGTTTTCCACCTGTGCATCTCACCTCTCAGttgtctctttattttattgtacATGTTTAGGAGTGTACCTTAGCTCTGCTGCTACCCACAGCTCACACTCAAGTGCAATCGCCTCAGTGATGTACACAGTGGTCacacccatgctgaaccccttcaTTTATAGTCTGCGGAACAAAGACATAAAGAGGGCTCTGGAAAGAATCATTAGGAAGGCAGGTATAACATTGTTCTGGGGCTGA